Proteins encoded together in one Oceanobacillus iheyensis HTE831 window:
- the rlmH gene encoding 23S rRNA (pseudouridine(1915)-N(3))-methyltransferase RlmH: MNITIVSVGKLKEKYLKQGIDEYKKRLNAYAKVSIIEVADEKAPETMSEAEMKEVKRKEGERILSSIAPDAFVITLEIEGKMLGSEQLAKKLDELATYGKSKVVFVIGGSLGISQDVQRRSDLALSFSKMTFPHQLMRLVLIEQVYRSFRINRGEPYHK; the protein is encoded by the coding sequence ATGAATATAACGATTGTATCGGTAGGTAAATTAAAGGAAAAGTACTTGAAGCAAGGAATTGATGAATATAAAAAACGTTTAAATGCATACGCGAAAGTGTCGATAATCGAGGTAGCAGATGAAAAAGCACCAGAAACCATGAGCGAGGCGGAAATGAAAGAGGTCAAGCGCAAAGAGGGCGAACGAATTCTATCTTCTATCGCACCCGATGCGTTTGTGATTACTTTGGAGATTGAAGGGAAAATGCTAGGGTCTGAACAGCTAGCGAAGAAGCTGGACGAGCTTGCGACGTACGGGAAAAGCAAAGTCGTATTTGTGATTGGTGGATCACTTGGGATAAGTCAGGACGTGCAGCGGCGAAGTGATTTAGCATTGTCGTTTTCCAAGATGACATTTCCACATCAGTTAATGCGGTTGGTATTGATTGAGCAGGTTTATCGTAGTTTTCGGATTAATAGGGGTGAACCATATCATAAATAA
- a CDS encoding TetR/AcrR family transcriptional regulator, giving the protein MVRSSKENRKEEILEAGLEVFAKRGYHNTTTAHVAEKAGISQPYVFRFFKTKEKLFIAALDRAFERILLAFKNVHSSPEQLVDKMIEAYEELSELHPNEIALQVIGISVTEEAIRNATKKGLSNIQNYTLERFKDAGIENVESEVTTFLARGMLCNISYFLDLPELIAKNK; this is encoded by the coding sequence ATGGTTAGGTCAAGCAAAGAAAATCGGAAAGAAGAAATCCTTGAAGCAGGATTAGAAGTATTCGCAAAAAGAGGTTATCATAACACAACTACCGCACATGTTGCAGAAAAAGCGGGCATATCCCAACCATATGTATTTAGATTTTTTAAGACAAAGGAAAAATTGTTTATTGCAGCTTTAGATCGAGCATTTGAAAGGATTCTTCTGGCTTTTAAAAATGTCCATTCGAGTCCGGAACAGCTCGTTGATAAAATGATTGAAGCATATGAAGAACTTTCAGAATTGCACCCTAATGAAATTGCACTACAGGTGATAGGAATTTCGGTAACAGAAGAAGCTATACGAAATGCAACAAAAAAAGGATTATCCAACATTCAAAACTACACTCTAGAACGATTTAAAGACGCTGGAATAGAAAATGTGGAGAGTGAAGTTACGACGTTCTTAGCAAGAGGAATGTTATGCAATATTTCTTATTTCTTAGACCTTCCAGAGCTTATAGCAAAAAATAAATAA
- a CDS encoding SDR family oxidoreductase yields the protein MKTAIVLGATGGSGQVMVSELLNRGGEVIAFGRSQRKLKALIKEHDNNPKLTYALGDIFDYQTIIEAAKDVDVIFQCANVKYQEMKTKLLPLGESVMKAADALGKHIVLVDGIYVYGHQVAKGDEAHPHQPHTKKGKLRVEFEQLIFNSKWKNAKALIVRLPDYYGPTSQNSYLQPTLEGIAANKTSIFIGNLKTPREYVYLPDAARMIVTIAEKDDSYGENWNIPGAGLISGKEIIKISRQITGNQKMVIPLTKSTIRFIGLFDEFMREIVEIMYLTKEGFILSGEKYEKRIGTIPKTPFKEGLRETLRVLMAKEK from the coding sequence ATGAAAACAGCGATTGTACTAGGAGCAACTGGTGGTTCAGGACAAGTTATGGTTTCAGAATTATTGAATAGAGGGGGCGAAGTTATTGCTTTTGGACGTTCTCAACGTAAACTGAAAGCATTAATAAAAGAACATGATAATAATCCAAAATTAACTTATGCACTGGGAGATATATTTGATTATCAAACAATTATAGAGGCTGCAAAAGATGTGGATGTTATTTTTCAATGTGCAAATGTTAAATATCAAGAGATGAAAACCAAACTCTTGCCGCTTGGGGAAAGTGTAATGAAAGCAGCAGATGCTTTAGGGAAACATATTGTTCTTGTAGATGGTATTTATGTGTATGGACATCAAGTCGCTAAAGGGGATGAAGCTCATCCACATCAACCCCATACGAAAAAAGGCAAACTTAGAGTCGAATTCGAACAATTAATATTCAACAGCAAATGGAAAAATGCCAAAGCATTGATTGTTAGGTTGCCTGATTATTATGGCCCTACATCACAAAATTCTTACCTGCAACCGACACTGGAAGGAATTGCAGCCAATAAGACATCGATTTTTATAGGCAATTTGAAAACTCCTCGTGAATACGTCTATTTACCCGATGCGGCTAGAATGATTGTAACTATAGCTGAAAAGGACGATTCGTACGGAGAGAACTGGAACATACCTGGAGCAGGATTGATCTCCGGGAAAGAAATAATCAAAATCTCTCGTCAAATAACTGGCAATCAAAAAATGGTTATCCCACTAACTAAAAGTACAATTCGTTTTATTGGTTTATTTGATGAATTTATGAGAGAAATTGTTGAGATAATGTACCTTACTAAAGAAGGATTTATCCTAAGTGGAGAAAAATATGAAAAACGAATCGGTACCATTCCAAAAACGCCTTTTAAAGAAGGTCTTAGAGAAACATTACGTGTATTAATGGCCAAAGAAAAATAG
- a CDS encoding putative hydro-lyase, whose product MHPKQQRESFRSKQYTGTTSGMCDNYLQANMIILPKEYAFEFLLFCQRNPKSCPIIDVLEEGVTTPQIADADIRTDLPKYRIYRNGQLDKEVTDIKDKWRADFVTFLIGCSFTFEKALIENGIRLLHQEQERVVPMYKTNIPCEKAGRFEGNMVVSMRALEPEEIDKAVKITERFETSHGSPVHIGNPEEIGIKDIDNPDYGESISFDKKKRTPVFWACGVTPQNVGLNVKPPIMIAHAPGHMLITDQLEEK is encoded by the coding sequence ATGCATCCAAAGCAACAGCGTGAGTCGTTTCGTTCTAAACAGTACACAGGTACAACGTCTGGTATGTGTGATAATTATTTGCAAGCCAACATGATTATTTTGCCAAAAGAATATGCGTTTGAATTTTTATTGTTCTGTCAGCGTAATCCGAAGTCATGCCCGATTATCGATGTGCTTGAAGAAGGTGTGACAACCCCGCAGATAGCTGATGCAGACATTCGTACCGATTTGCCTAAATATCGAATCTATCGTAACGGTCAATTGGATAAAGAAGTTACAGATATTAAAGACAAATGGAGAGCGGATTTTGTTACGTTTCTTATTGGCTGCAGCTTCACGTTTGAAAAGGCGTTAATAGAGAATGGCATTCGACTTCTTCATCAGGAACAGGAGCGGGTCGTGCCGATGTACAAGACCAATATTCCTTGTGAAAAAGCCGGGCGCTTTGAAGGGAATATGGTTGTGAGCATGCGGGCATTGGAGCCAGAGGAGATCGATAAAGCGGTGAAGATTACGGAACGTTTTGAGACGTCTCACGGATCTCCGGTTCACATTGGTAATCCTGAAGAAATTGGTATCAAAGATATCGATAATCCGGATTATGGGGAAAGTATTTCTTTTGATAAGAAGAAAAGGACTCCTGTCTTTTGGGCATGTGGTGTCACACCGCAGAATGTTGGATTGAATGTTAAGCCGCCGATTATGATTGCCCATGCTCCGGGACATATGCTGATTACCGATCAGTTGGAAGAAAAGTAA
- a CDS encoding ABC transporter permease, translated as MLDILQSIVPTVLFYSAPLILTALGGVFSERSGVVNIGLEGLMVMGAFVGIVFNLTFADVFGTWTPWVSIVVAMVIGGIFSIIHAVASVTFHANQVVSGVAINMLALGVGVYLTKVWYDKGQTDMVSQPFYTTDIAILEKIPVIGPIFFQGVYVTSYLAIILAFVAWYVLYKTPFGLRLRAVGEHPMAADTNGIKVERMRYVAVILSGVLGGLGGSVFALTIASNFSSVTIVGQGFMALAAVIFGKWHPLGAMGAALFFGLAQSLSVVSSGVPFLENVPQVLLLIAPYVLTILALAGFIGRADAPRANGVPYIKGSR; from the coding sequence ATGCTAGATATTTTACAATCCATTGTTCCAACGGTTCTATTTTATTCAGCACCTCTTATTTTAACAGCGCTAGGCGGAGTATTCAGTGAGCGATCCGGTGTCGTAAACATTGGATTAGAGGGTTTAATGGTGATGGGTGCGTTCGTTGGGATCGTATTTAACCTTACGTTTGCCGATGTATTTGGAACGTGGACTCCATGGGTATCGATTGTTGTTGCAATGGTAATCGGTGGAATATTCTCTATCATCCATGCAGTAGCATCAGTTACATTTCACGCGAATCAGGTAGTTAGTGGAGTAGCCATTAACATGCTTGCGCTCGGTGTTGGGGTGTACTTGACGAAGGTTTGGTATGATAAAGGGCAAACCGATATGGTCAGCCAACCATTTTACACAACAGATATAGCCATACTTGAAAAGATTCCCGTTATTGGACCAATCTTTTTCCAAGGTGTATATGTAACATCTTACTTGGCAATTATTCTCGCGTTCGTCGCATGGTATGTCTTATATAAGACGCCATTTGGCCTACGCCTTCGTGCAGTCGGAGAACATCCAATGGCAGCCGATACAAATGGAATAAAAGTTGAAAGAATGCGCTATGTAGCGGTAATACTTTCTGGGGTGTTGGGCGGATTAGGTGGTTCAGTATTCGCACTAACCATTGCATCGAACTTCTCCAGCGTAACCATTGTTGGGCAAGGATTCATGGCTTTGGCGGCCGTCATCTTTGGAAAGTGGCATCCACTCGGAGCAATGGGAGCAGCGTTGTTCTTCGGATTAGCGCAAAGCTTGAGTGTAGTAAGTTCCGGTGTGCCATTCCTAGAAAATGTCCCACAAGTACTACTTCTGATCGCGCCATACGTATTAACGATATTAGCACTAGCTGGATTTATCGGAAGAGCGGACGCACCGCGAGCAAACGGTGTACCGTATATTAAAGGCAGTAGATGA
- a CDS encoding ABC transporter permease — protein sequence MTSNNKLFGLLVPIISVIIGLLAGAVIMLLSGHDPIQGYTALWNGAFGDAYTIGETIRRTTPLILTGLAVAFAFKTGLFNIGAEGQVIVGWLAAVWVGLAIDAPMIVHLPLAIIAGALAGSLWGFLPGLLKAKLGVHEVIITIMMNYIALFITNEIIRSVLTDQNTTTESIAGTASLASEWLQGITFYSRVHYGILIALLAAFIMWFIIERTSYGYELKSVGYNLHASNYAGMNVSKNIILSMVIGGAFAGLAGAMEGLGTYGTISVMAGFTNLGFDGIAVALLGSNNAIGVVLAAILFGALKEGAGEMPTAAGVPTELVDIIIALIIFFVASSYIIRWAVLRFKKEEK from the coding sequence ATGACATCAAACAATAAATTATTCGGATTATTAGTACCGATTATTTCGGTTATTATCGGTTTACTGGCAGGAGCTGTCATCATGCTGTTATCCGGCCACGATCCGATTCAAGGATATACCGCGTTATGGAATGGTGCGTTTGGCGATGCCTATACGATTGGCGAAACAATTCGCAGAACAACACCATTAATCTTAACAGGGCTTGCGGTTGCTTTTGCATTTAAAACTGGACTATTTAATATTGGTGCCGAGGGACAAGTAATTGTTGGCTGGCTCGCTGCTGTCTGGGTTGGACTAGCCATCGATGCACCGATGATTGTCCATCTGCCGCTTGCAATTATTGCTGGTGCATTAGCTGGTAGTTTATGGGGTTTCTTACCTGGTTTGTTAAAAGCAAAACTAGGAGTACATGAAGTAATCATCACGATTATGATGAACTATATTGCGTTGTTTATCACAAATGAAATTATACGAAGTGTCTTAACCGATCAAAATACAACCACAGAATCGATTGCAGGAACAGCTTCTTTAGCATCGGAATGGTTACAGGGCATTACTTTTTACTCTCGAGTTCACTATGGTATTCTGATTGCGCTGCTCGCAGCATTTATCATGTGGTTTATTATCGAGCGGACAAGTTATGGGTATGAATTGAAATCGGTTGGGTACAATCTTCATGCTTCGAATTATGCTGGGATGAATGTAAGTAAAAATATCATTCTATCTATGGTGATTGGTGGAGCATTTGCAGGACTAGCAGGAGCTATGGAAGGACTGGGAACATACGGTACCATATCCGTGATGGCTGGATTTACCAATCTCGGATTTGACGGGATAGCAGTAGCATTACTTGGATCGAACAATGCGATTGGAGTTGTATTAGCTGCCATTCTTTTCGGAGCATTAAAAGAAGGTGCCGGAGAAATGCCGACAGCTGCAGGAGTACCGACCGAATTAGTAGATATTATTATTGCATTAATTATTTTCTTTGTAGCATCAAGTTATATTATTCGCTGGGCAGTACTTCGCTTTAAAAAGGAGGAAAAATAG